CGCTCGCGAGGGGCTGGACCGAGCGCGGTCCGGCGACGACGAGCTCGAACCGACGACGCGCACCGGAACGCCCACTCAACTGCGAATTCCCGTCGAAGTTCGCGTCGACGTCGCCGATCCGTTTCTCGCCTACCGCCGGGCGCGCGACGGCCCCGACGGCGGCGCCTTCCTCGAGACGACCGGCGGACAGCCCGGCTGGGGCTACTTCGGCGTCGATCCGGTCGACCGGCTCACCTGTTCCGCGGACGCGGTCTCCCGCTCTCGAGACGGCCAGTCGCCGACGCTGGCTGCGCTCGAGGGACTCCTCGCGGGGGACCGGCTCGTTCGCGGCGACTGCGACGTCCCCTATCCCTGCGGCGCCGTCGGCTGGCTCTCCTACGACGTCGCGCGGGAACTCGAGGAGTTGCCCGAGTCGGCGGTCGACGATCGCGGACTGCCGCGGCTCGAGGTCGGCGTCTACGACCGCTTGGCGGCGTGGGAGGCGCCGGTCGGCGGGAATAAAAACGACGGCGAGGACGAGCCGGTCACCCTCCGCATTACGGCCTGTCCCCGGTTCGATCTCCGTCCGGACGAAAACGAGAACCTCGACGACGCGATCGAGGCTGCCCACGAGCGCGGTCGCGACCGCGCGCTCGAGCTCGCTCGAGCCGTCCGCGAGGGCGATCCGAGCGTCGGCGAGCCGCCGGTCGACCGGCCGGACGCGACCTTCGAGAGCGACTGCGGCCGCGAGACCTTCGCCGACCGCGTTCGGCGGGTCAAGGCGTACATCCGGGACGGCGACACCTTCCAGGCGAACATCTCCCAGCGGCTGGTCGCCCCCGCGGCGGTCCACCCGGTCGCGGCCTACGACGCCCTGCGGCGGGTGAATCCGGCGCCGTACTCGTGCCTGCTCGAGTTCCGAGCGGCGGATCTGGTGAGCGCGAGTCCCGAGTTACTGCTGGAACGCGATCGGGAGTTCGTCCGTACCGAACCGATCGCCGGCACCCGACCCCGCGGCGAGACGCCCGCAGAAGACGACGGGCTCGAGGCCGACCTCCTCGCCGACGAGAAGGAGCGGGCCGAACACGCGATGTTGGTCGACCTCGAGCGCAACGATCTCGGAAAAGTCTGTGCGTACGGCTCCGTCGCGGTCGACGAATATCGGCGGATCGACCGCTACGCCGAGGTGATGCACCTCGTCTCGAACGTGACCGGCCAGCTACGGCCGGACGCGACGCTGTCCGACGCCGTCGCGGCCGTCTTCCCCGGCGGGACGATCACCGGCGCGCCCAAGCCGCGGACGATGGCGATCATCGACGAACTCGAGGCGACGCGGCGCGGCCCGTACACGGGCAGCGTCGGGGTCTTCGGCTTCGACGGCCGCGCGACCCTGAACATCGTTATCCGGACCTTGGTCCGCCACGCCGACGAGTACCACCTCCGCGTGGGCGCGGGGATCGTCCACGACTCCGAGCCCGAACGGGAGTACGACGAAACGCTGGCCAAGGCGCGGGCGCTCATCGCCGCCGTCGACGAGGCGCTCGGCGAGCGGGCCGGGATGGCGCTCGAGGCAGATTCCGACGGATCGGCCGACTCGAGCGACGCGTCCGGAGGTGCGTCCGATGACTGACGGCACGCCGGCGACCGAGACGCGGATTCTGGTCGTCGACAACTACGATTCGTTCGCGTACAACCTCGTGCAGTACGTCGCCGAAGCGATTGCTTCGACGGGCCCCGCGGCGTCGCCGCGGGACGTCGGCGAAATCGCGGACGAGGTGGTGGTCCGTCGCAACGACGAAATCGACCTCGAGGGCGTCCGCGAGCTGGATCCGACGGGAATCGTCGTCTCGCCGGGTCCGGGAACGCCCGAGGAAGCTGGCATCTCGATTCCGCTGTTCGCCGAAACAGAGTATCCGATCCTCGGGGTCTGTCTCGGCCACCAGGCGCTGTGTGCGGCCAACGGCGCGCCGGTCGTCCACGCGCCGGAGGTGGTCCACGGCAAGCCCTCGACCGTCACCCACGACGGGGACGGCATCTTCGACGGACTCCCCGCGGAGTTCCAGGTCGGGCGCTACCACTCGCTGGCGGTCGAGCGGGCGGACCTGCCGGACGCGCTCGAGGAGACGGCACGAACGACCGACGAGCGCGGCGTGTCGATGGCGGTTCGCCACCGCGAGAAACCCCACGTCGGGGTCCAGTTCCACCCCGAGAGCATCCTCACGCGGCGCCACGAGGACGCCGCAAGCGGGGACGGCATCTCGCTCGCCACGGGGAAACGGATGATCGAGAATTTCTGTCGGCTCGCCGCTGAACGTCGCTAAGCATGTCCGAGAAAACCGAACTCCTGTACCACGTCGACGGCGACCTCGTGCCCGCCAGCGAAGCGACCGTCAGCGTCGACGACCGCGGGTTCCGGTACGGCGACGCCGCCTTCGAGACGCTGCGGGCCTACGGCGGGACGATCTTCGCCTGGGGCCGCCACGTCGACCGCCTCGAGCGCACCTGCGAGGCGCTGTCGCTCGAGCACGGCCTCTCGACCGACGACCTCCGCGAGCGGATCGACGCGACGCTCGCAGCCAACGACCTCGCGGACGCCTACGTCCGCTTGTCGATCACCCGCGGCGTCCAGCCGGGGAAGCTGACGCCCCAACCCGAGGTCGATCCGACCGTCGTCGTCTACGTTAAGCCGCTTCCCCGCGGCGGTCTCGAGGGCGAGCGGGTCTGGGACGAGCCGGCGACGGTTCGCACGGTCGAGACGAGACGGATGCCCGACGAGGCGATTCCGGCCGGCGCGAAGACGCACAACTATCTGAACGGGATTCTCGCCCGGGCGGAGCTTCGAAATCGCGACGAACCCGCCGATGAGGCGCTCATGCGCGACCTCGAGGGACACGTCGCCGAAGGAGCGACGAGCAACCTGTTTTTCGTCCGCGACGGCACGCTCCATACGCCGACGGCCGACGGCCCGGTGTTGCCCGGCATCACGCGCGCGCTCGTCCTCGAGTTGGCCGCCGAAGGAGGAATTTCAGTTCGAGAGGACCGGTGCGACCTCGAGGACGTGCTCGCAGCCGACGAGGCGTTTCTGACGAACCGGACGTGGGAGCTGCGACCGGTCGCGACGCTGGACGGCCGCGAAATCGGCGGCGGCCCGGTGACGGAGCGACTCTCGAGGTTGTACGACGAGCGCATCGAGGACGCCTGTTACCGGTAGATCGGTCGCGTCCTGACCGACGATTGTCGACGGCTGCCGATCGTGACACCGGAGCAACAATTATGTGCTGGATTGGCATATACTCAATCGGTTCGCACCGCCGCACGTCCACCATCGATCAGACGATCGAACGATGACCGACGATATCGATCTCGAGAGCACGTACGAACGCCGATTAGACGAACGCATTCGAACCATCGCCGGGACGACGGCGGCGACGATCAGGGACGTCATACGAGGGTCGCAGGGGGCGTTTCCGACGGTCGTGTACGATCGGTTGGAGGCCCTCGGCCTCGCGGAGTCGCTTCGGGAGGGGCGTCGCAATCCGGTTGCTCGTCCTGGGTCGCTTTGCAATCGCGAGCCGGAACTCCACCCGCTGGACTTCGAGTGGTACTTTACGGCGGAGACGACGACCGCCATCGCGACAACGGTCGCCGAGAGCGCCGCCGGCCCCGTTTTGTGTCTCGGTGCCCCGACGGTCGCGTTCACCCTCGCG
The DNA window shown above is from Halopiger xanaduensis SH-6 and carries:
- the pabB gene encoding aminodeoxychorismate synthase, component I, which codes for MSDPRVVTTLDSFRAAAREGLDRARSGDDELEPTTRTGTPTQLRIPVEVRVDVADPFLAYRRARDGPDGGAFLETTGGQPGWGYFGVDPVDRLTCSADAVSRSRDGQSPTLAALEGLLAGDRLVRGDCDVPYPCGAVGWLSYDVARELEELPESAVDDRGLPRLEVGVYDRLAAWEAPVGGNKNDGEDEPVTLRITACPRFDLRPDENENLDDAIEAAHERGRDRALELARAVREGDPSVGEPPVDRPDATFESDCGRETFADRVRRVKAYIRDGDTFQANISQRLVAPAAVHPVAAYDALRRVNPAPYSCLLEFRAADLVSASPELLLERDREFVRTEPIAGTRPRGETPAEDDGLEADLLADEKERAEHAMLVDLERNDLGKVCAYGSVAVDEYRRIDRYAEVMHLVSNVTGQLRPDATLSDAVAAVFPGGTITGAPKPRTMAIIDELEATRRGPYTGSVGVFGFDGRATLNIVIRTLVRHADEYHLRVGAGIVHDSEPEREYDETLAKARALIAAVDEALGERAGMALEADSDGSADSSDASGGASDD
- a CDS encoding aminotransferase class IV — translated: MSEKTELLYHVDGDLVPASEATVSVDDRGFRYGDAAFETLRAYGGTIFAWGRHVDRLERTCEALSLEHGLSTDDLRERIDATLAANDLADAYVRLSITRGVQPGKLTPQPEVDPTVVVYVKPLPRGGLEGERVWDEPATVRTVETRRMPDEAIPAGAKTHNYLNGILARAELRNRDEPADEALMRDLEGHVAEGATSNLFFVRDGTLHTPTADGPVLPGITRALVLELAAEGGISVREDRCDLEDVLAADEAFLTNRTWELRPVATLDGREIGGGPVTERLSRLYDERIEDACYR
- a CDS encoding anthranilate synthase component II, which encodes MTDGTPATETRILVVDNYDSFAYNLVQYVAEAIASTGPAASPRDVGEIADEVVVRRNDEIDLEGVRELDPTGIVVSPGPGTPEEAGISIPLFAETEYPILGVCLGHQALCAANGAPVVHAPEVVHGKPSTVTHDGDGIFDGLPAEFQVGRYHSLAVERADLPDALEETARTTDERGVSMAVRHREKPHVGVQFHPESILTRRHEDAASGDGISLATGKRMIENFCRLAAERR